The following coding sequences lie in one Chelmon rostratus isolate fCheRos1 chromosome 2, fCheRos1.pri, whole genome shotgun sequence genomic window:
- the si:dkey-195m11.8 gene encoding fidgetin, producing MLSPVTPYSLLKMHWSPEHAAPLSQWPEQHLDVTSTTSPPSAHKHDPYSAAARRGFAPAGYPWASDDISALTASSLLKRYAEKYSGLELSYERPATGAYSEPGTFLKTESEPWALGQGMDCYPGLEALTGAKLGSASVGIPATGSVTVVSSNLTSEPGYSGTGPCSAPSSQDYPPAYNSTYLSSGYCPQPGAALPPAPLHSLQAAPTLVPSYSASAPVYNYPPGCYPQTSLSSGYSHPSASYLPSGISAPTPLAPRPTMVGSSYSYPSHSLGGGSETGGPLKRKAFEMAEEEQEGAEVEGSRYRKYGNGHGNSHGKGHGNGHSNGYDMSGSASDPQAFKPGKPLMSPPYGGARDYSPPSGLAGESVSGEHSFPQQQRMSMKIPASHTRSEDPSGGR from the coding sequence GTCTGTTGAAGATGCACTGGTCTCCGGAGCACGCCGCCCCCTTATCTCAGTGGCCTGAGCAGCACCTAGATGTCACCTCTACCACCTCGCCGCCGTCTGCCCACAAACACGACCCCTACTCTGCAGCTGCCCGCCGCGGCTTTGCCCCTGCAGGATACCCTTGGGCCAGTGATGACATATCAGCCCTTacagcttcttctctgctcaAACGTTACGCTGAGAAGTACTCAGGCTTGGAGCTGTCCTATGAACGCCCTGCAACCGGGGCCTACTCAGAGCCTGGGACTTTCCTAAAAACTGAATCTGAGCCCTGGGCTCTGGGTCAGGGCATGGACTGTTACCCTGGACTGGAGGCATTAACTGGCGCCAAGTTGGGCTCTGCATCTGTGGGCATCCCAGCCACAGGAAGTGTGACAGTAGTGAGCAGTAACTTGACCTCTGAGCCAGGCTACAGTGGCACTGGTCCCTGCAGTGCCCCCTCATCTCAGGATTATCCTCCTGCTTACAACAGCACCTACCTGTCCTCAGGATACTGCCCTCAGCCCGGCGCAGCACTTCCCCCTGCCCCTCTACACTCTTTGCAGGCTGCACCAACTCTAGTGCCAAGCTACAGTGCCAGCGCTCCAGTCTACAACTACCCTCCAGGGTGCTACCCCCAAACCAGCCTGTCCTCTGGATACAGCCACCCCAGTGCCTCCTACCTGCCCTCTGGGATTAGTGCCCCCACTCCTCTGGCACCAAGGCCCACCATGGTGGGGAGCAGTTACAGCTACCCATCTCACAGCCTTGGGGGGGGCTCCGAGACTGGGGGGCCACTGAAACGCAAGGCCTTTGAGATggcagaagaagagcaggagggagcagaAGTGGAGGGATCACGCTACAGAAAGTACGGCAACGGCCACGGAAACAGTCACGGCAAAGGTCACGGCAACGGGCACAGCAATGGCTACGACATGAGCGGCTCGGCCTCAGACCCACAGGCCTTCAAACCTGGAAAGCCCCTGATGTCACCCCCTTATGGCGGGGCAAGGGACTACAGCCCACCGTCAGGCCTAGCAGGAGAAAGTGTGTCAGGTGAGCACAGCTTTCCTCAGCAACAGAGAATGTCTATGAAGATACCTGCGTCGCACACACGATCTGAGGACCCCAGTGGAGGACGCTGA